The Amycolatopsis mongoliensis genome includes a window with the following:
- a CDS encoding LysR family transcriptional regulator yields the protein MELRHLRYFVTIAEEQNFRRAARRLHVSQSPLSRQMKDLEEEMHVELFEPDGRGIRLTAAGKVFAEKARGVLADVDAAVEEARGIAEGRLGTVVIGFEQGATFTGALASLMAAFRRRAPRIGLQLIAMTSTAQWTALHDGTISFGYGARRPTDDTLTSMEMTTDRLGLLLALDHRLAARPEVRLADLEGERVILESGESQPELHADIVSAVHAQEIALGGLAEAADLEALLALVAIGDAVTFLPKRTAEVVAPLSSVLWRPIVDLDLTLSDVVTWRTKDANLPVVRALIESAATMRS from the coding sequence GTGGAACTTCGACACCTGCGCTACTTCGTGACGATCGCCGAAGAGCAGAACTTCCGGCGAGCTGCCCGTCGGCTCCACGTTTCGCAGTCCCCGCTGAGCCGGCAGATGAAGGACCTCGAAGAGGAGATGCATGTCGAGCTCTTCGAGCCCGACGGCCGCGGGATCAGGCTCACCGCCGCCGGAAAGGTCTTCGCGGAGAAGGCCCGGGGTGTCCTGGCGGACGTCGACGCCGCCGTCGAGGAAGCCAGGGGCATCGCCGAAGGCCGGCTGGGCACGGTGGTCATCGGGTTCGAGCAAGGGGCCACGTTCACCGGCGCGCTGGCCTCCCTCATGGCGGCGTTCCGGAGGCGAGCTCCGCGCATCGGTCTCCAGCTCATCGCGATGACCAGCACCGCGCAGTGGACCGCCCTGCACGACGGGACGATCTCCTTCGGCTACGGTGCGCGTCGCCCCACCGACGACACCCTGACGTCGATGGAGATGACCACCGACCGGCTCGGGCTGCTGCTCGCGCTCGACCACCGGCTCGCGGCGCGCCCGGAAGTCCGGCTGGCGGACCTCGAAGGAGAACGGGTGATCCTCGAGTCCGGCGAGTCGCAGCCCGAGCTGCACGCGGACATCGTTTCCGCGGTGCACGCACAGGAGATCGCGCTGGGCGGACTTGCGGAAGCGGCCGATCTGGAGGCGCTGCTGGCGCTGGTGGCGATCGGCGACGCGGTCACGTTCCTGCCGAAGAGAACGGCGGAGGTGGTGGCTCCGCTGAGTTCGGTGCTGTGGCGCCCGATCGTCGACCTCGACCTCACCTTGTCCGATGTGGTCACCTGGCGGACGAAAGACGCGAATCTGCCGGTGGTACGGGCCCTCATCGAAAGCGCGGCCACGATGCGCAGCTGA
- a CDS encoding FAD-dependent monooxygenase, translated as MNSARRALVSGASVSGLTTAYWLTRYGFDVTVVEVSSQLRPGGHALDVRGPGLEVAERMGIAETLRDRATNLAGIAMVDASGRETFRSTQSTLTGGQLDSPDIEIMRDDLCRALHEAAGDSVEYIFGDRITSLVQDESGVDVTFTEAGSRRFELVIGADGVGSGVRRIAFGPDERFLRVFGDMHIAVFSTPNFLGLDRWEVIYHQDEPYLGALVMGLREDAPAKVYLGFSDPAGTDYDLGDVDGQKRLMAERVADGGWVIPQLVNHMMDAGDFHFYRLSQVRMDSWSRGRVVLVGDAGYAVSAGTGQATSVAMLGAYVLAGELATHRDDVVGGMNVYENELRDYVTRNQDIALEYDSKPRTPSGRESSETDPGGLPDYGSLTLPFSLKDYPALVRP; from the coding sequence ATGAACTCTGCAAGGCGGGCCCTCGTTTCCGGCGCCAGCGTTTCCGGCCTCACGACCGCGTATTGGCTCACGCGCTACGGCTTTGACGTCACCGTGGTGGAAGTCTCGTCACAGCTGCGTCCGGGTGGTCATGCGCTCGACGTGCGCGGGCCGGGCTTGGAGGTCGCGGAGCGGATGGGCATCGCCGAAACGCTTCGCGATCGAGCCACGAACCTGGCGGGGATCGCGATGGTCGACGCCTCCGGCCGGGAGACCTTCCGGAGCACGCAGAGCACCTTGACCGGCGGGCAGCTCGACAGCCCCGACATCGAGATCATGCGTGACGACCTCTGCCGAGCGCTCCACGAAGCGGCGGGCGACTCGGTGGAATACATCTTCGGGGATCGCATCACCTCCCTGGTTCAGGACGAGTCGGGGGTGGACGTCACGTTCACCGAGGCCGGGTCTCGCCGCTTCGAGCTGGTGATCGGGGCCGATGGCGTGGGCTCGGGGGTGCGGCGGATCGCCTTCGGTCCTGACGAGCGGTTCCTGCGCGTTTTCGGCGACATGCACATCGCGGTGTTCAGCACGCCGAACTTCCTCGGTCTCGACCGCTGGGAAGTGATCTACCACCAGGACGAACCGTATCTGGGCGCGTTGGTGATGGGACTGCGCGAGGACGCCCCTGCGAAGGTATACCTCGGCTTCAGCGATCCGGCGGGCACGGACTACGACCTGGGTGACGTCGACGGGCAGAAACGGCTGATGGCCGAGCGCGTGGCGGACGGCGGCTGGGTGATCCCGCAGCTCGTGAACCACATGATGGACGCCGGCGATTTCCACTTCTACCGGCTGAGCCAGGTCCGCATGGACAGCTGGTCACGGGGGCGGGTCGTGCTGGTCGGCGACGCCGGCTACGCCGTTTCCGCGGGCACGGGGCAAGCCACCAGCGTCGCGATGCTCGGCGCGTACGTCCTGGCCGGCGAGCTCGCGACACATCGGGACGACGTGGTCGGAGGGATGAACGTCTACGAGAACGAACTGCGCGACTACGTGACCCGCAACCAGGACATCGCGCTGGAATACGATTCGAAGCCGAGAACGCCGTCCGGCCGCGAATCGTCGGAAACCGATCCGGGCGGCCTGCCGGATTACGGCAGCCTCACTTTGCCGTTCAGCCTCAAGGACTACCCGGCCTTGGTCCGGCCGTGA
- a CDS encoding siderophore-interacting protein, protein MSVLLDVATHQAEVRHIEEVGARFRLVSLTAEGFRNASWTPGDIVQIIVSGVALLGTWEIRSYTPLAFDPGTGTADILWYVHGNGPGSGWGDSAEVGTPCRLLGPRRALSLRKPQRPLVFFGDETSFSTAVALRETSSGHRDVRFVFEVDSVEGARTVVERFGIGDSAELIPREEDDRHLDEVEREVLDAYRSTAAANGVLTGKASSIQRLYRALRVAGVPGRQVTNVPYWAPGKKGLKGH, encoded by the coding sequence GTGTCGGTGCTGCTGGACGTCGCCACCCACCAGGCCGAGGTCCGCCACATCGAGGAGGTCGGTGCACGGTTCCGCCTGGTCTCGCTCACGGCCGAGGGGTTCCGCAACGCGTCGTGGACGCCGGGAGACATAGTGCAGATCATCGTGTCGGGGGTGGCGCTGCTCGGTACCTGGGAGATTCGCTCGTACACGCCACTTGCGTTCGATCCCGGCACCGGAACGGCCGACATCCTCTGGTATGTCCACGGCAACGGTCCCGGCTCCGGCTGGGGCGACTCGGCAGAAGTGGGCACGCCCTGCCGCCTGCTTGGGCCCCGTCGCGCGCTCTCGCTGCGAAAGCCACAACGGCCCTTGGTCTTCTTCGGCGACGAGACGTCGTTCAGCACCGCTGTCGCGCTTCGCGAGACGTCATCGGGCCATCGGGATGTGCGCTTCGTCTTCGAGGTGGATTCCGTCGAAGGGGCGCGAACTGTGGTCGAGCGATTCGGCATTGGCGACTCCGCCGAACTCATCCCACGAGAAGAAGATGATCGTCACCTCGACGAGGTCGAACGTGAAGTACTGGACGCCTACCGCTCCACAGCGGCAGCCAACGGCGTGCTGACCGGCAAAGCTTCGTCGATCCAACGCCTCTACCGGGCGCTCCGCGTGGCCGGAGTACCGGGCCGCCAGGTCACCAACGTCCCCTACTGGGCTCCGGGGAAGAAGGGGCTCAAAGGGCATTGA
- a CDS encoding glycoside hydrolase family 125 protein, with translation MVHLAAGTDAGTGRVHESFDASDPAMFSRAWFSWADSMFCELALAVADDR, from the coding sequence CTGGTGCACCTCGCCGCCGGCACCGATGCGGGCACCGGGCGCGTGCACGAGAGCTTCGACGCCTCGGACCCGGCGATGTTCTCGCGGGCGTGGTTCTCGTGGGCGGACTCGATGTTCTGCGAGCTCGCCCTGGCGGTCGCCGACGACCGGTGA